Proteins found in one Pseudoxanthomonas sp. SL93 genomic segment:
- the ispG gene encoding flavodoxin-dependent (E)-4-hydroxy-3-methylbut-2-enyl-diphosphate synthase, with amino-acid sequence MYDAVTRPTPPTDAAPWPRRITRTVQVGGVTLGGGQPVVVQSMTNTDTADIAGSVKQVAELWRAGSEMVRLTVNNPESAAAIPRIRDKLAMMGVSVPLIGDFHYNGHQLLAGEPACAEALAKYRINPGNVGFGKKRDTQFAQLIEFAIRYGKPVRIGANWGSLDQALAAQLMDENHAREIPWDAGRVLREALIRSAVDSAERAVEIGLPRDRIVLSAKVSGVQELIAVYRDMASRSDFALHLGLTEAGIGSKGIVASSAALAVLLQEGIGDTIRISLTPEPGQSRTQEVIVAQELLQTTGLRAFTPMVTACPGCGRTTSEFFQELAKVVQEHVRGKMPEWKVTHPGAENMTLAVMGCVVNGPGESRHANIGISLPGTGEAPAAPVFVDGEKKITLRGENIAQEFVTLIDDYVATKYARGAG; translated from the coding sequence ATGTACGACGCCGTCACCCGCCCCACGCCCCCTACCGACGCTGCTCCCTGGCCCCGCCGCATCACCCGCACCGTGCAGGTCGGCGGGGTGACGCTGGGCGGCGGGCAGCCGGTGGTGGTGCAGTCCATGACCAATACCGACACCGCCGACATCGCCGGCAGCGTGAAGCAGGTGGCCGAACTCTGGCGCGCCGGTTCGGAAATGGTCCGCCTGACCGTCAACAATCCGGAGTCCGCCGCCGCCATTCCGCGCATCCGCGACAAGCTGGCGATGATGGGCGTGTCGGTGCCGCTGATCGGCGACTTCCACTACAACGGCCACCAGTTGCTGGCGGGCGAACCGGCCTGCGCCGAGGCGCTGGCCAAGTACCGCATCAACCCGGGCAACGTCGGCTTCGGCAAGAAGCGCGACACCCAGTTCGCTCAGCTGATCGAATTCGCCATCCGCTACGGCAAGCCGGTGCGCATCGGCGCCAACTGGGGTTCGCTGGACCAGGCGCTGGCCGCGCAGCTGATGGACGAGAACCACGCGCGCGAGATCCCGTGGGATGCCGGCCGCGTGCTGCGCGAGGCGCTGATCCGTTCGGCGGTGGATTCGGCCGAACGCGCCGTCGAGATCGGCCTGCCGCGCGACCGCATCGTGCTGTCGGCCAAGGTCAGCGGCGTGCAGGAACTGATCGCCGTGTATCGCGACATGGCCAGCCGCTCCGATTTTGCGCTGCACCTGGGCCTGACCGAGGCCGGCATCGGCAGCAAGGGCATCGTGGCGTCGTCGGCCGCGCTGGCGGTACTGCTGCAGGAAGGCATCGGCGACACCATCCGCATCTCGCTGACGCCCGAACCCGGCCAGTCGCGCACGCAGGAAGTCATCGTCGCGCAGGAACTGCTGCAGACCACCGGCCTGCGCGCGTTCACGCCGATGGTCACCGCGTGCCCCGGTTGCGGCCGCACCACCTCCGAATTCTTCCAGGAACTGGCCAAGGTCGTGCAGGAGCACGTGCGCGGCAAGATGCCGGAGTGGAAGGTCACCCATCCCGGGGCCGAGAACATGACGCTGGCGGTGATGGGCTGCGTGGTGAACGGGCCGGGCGAGTCGCGCCACGCCAACATCGGCATCTCGCTGCCGGGCACGGGCGAGGCACCGGCGGCGCCGGTGTTCGTCGATGGCGAGAAGAAGATCACCCTGCGCGGCGAGAACATCGCCCAGGAGTTCGTCACCCTGATCGACGACTACGTTGCGACCAAGTACGCGCGTGGCGCCGGCTGA
- a CDS encoding DedA family protein/thiosulfate sulfurtransferase GlpE, whose protein sequence is MQDLIDKYGVVLVFFNVLALSLGLPVPAMPTLILVGAGLAMQPETMWLPLLGVLAVSVAASLVGDSVWFYAGRRYGNRTLQTLCRLSLSRDTCMKRTERFYGRFGIRVLSVAKFVPGLSMVSVPMAGAMQASLPPFLRYDGLGAALWAGLGLGLGVVFSNQVETVIDTLSQLGTGAGVVIGVLLAAYIGWRWWRRRALFRSLEAARIEVDELAGLLRDGAAPVVFDIRAPGFRDVDPYVIPGAVFADERQLDGILTTYPREQKIVIYCACPDEVSAAWMAGKLRRAGYRDVLPLRGGIDAWRDAGLGVSLIDRPAVSSEGTADR, encoded by the coding sequence ATGCAGGACCTGATCGACAAGTACGGCGTGGTGCTGGTGTTCTTCAACGTGCTGGCGTTGTCGCTGGGCCTTCCTGTGCCCGCGATGCCCACGCTGATCCTGGTCGGCGCCGGCCTGGCCATGCAGCCGGAAACGATGTGGTTGCCCCTGCTCGGCGTGCTGGCGGTATCGGTGGCCGCCAGCCTGGTCGGCGACAGCGTGTGGTTCTACGCGGGGCGCCGTTACGGAAACAGGACCCTGCAGACCCTGTGCCGCCTGTCGCTGTCGCGCGACACCTGCATGAAGCGCACCGAGCGTTTCTATGGCCGTTTCGGCATCCGCGTGCTGTCGGTGGCCAAGTTCGTCCCCGGCCTGTCGATGGTGTCGGTGCCGATGGCGGGCGCCATGCAGGCGTCGCTGCCGCCGTTCCTGCGTTACGACGGGCTGGGTGCCGCCCTGTGGGCCGGGCTGGGGCTCGGGCTGGGCGTGGTGTTTTCCAACCAGGTGGAAACGGTCATCGATACGCTCTCGCAACTGGGGACCGGCGCGGGCGTGGTGATCGGCGTGCTGCTGGCGGCCTACATCGGCTGGCGCTGGTGGCGCCGCCGGGCCCTGTTCCGTTCGCTCGAGGCCGCGCGCATCGAGGTGGACGAACTGGCCGGCCTGCTGCGCGACGGCGCGGCGCCGGTGGTGTTCGACATCCGCGCCCCCGGTTTCCGCGACGTGGACCCGTACGTCATCCCCGGCGCCGTCTTCGCCGACGAGCGCCAGCTGGACGGCATCCTGACCACGTATCCGCGCGAACAGAAGATCGTCATCTACTGCGCCTGCCCCGATGAAGTGTCCGCGGCCTGGATGGCCGGCAAGCTGCGGCGGGCCGGCTACCGCGACGTCCTGCCGCTGCGGGGCGGCATCGATGCGTGGCGGGATGCGGGGCTGGGCGTCAGCCTGATCGACAGGCCTGCCGTGTCATCCGAAGGAACTGCAGACCGCTAG
- a CDS encoding pectin acetylesterase-family hydrolase, whose amino-acid sequence MVTPFRPARFPVLVAAAAVTVFVAAPLKAEEGDYSFWQTLVNLVSPPKADNKVTAAQRTGAYPLLSNPSGYNDGFQPGRYSEWQTIQLAPETGAVCGDGSPFKFFVNRVADTRNTILYMEGGGACWDYASCSGQSGVRGARNPNGIPDDYMSLLNPGASLVSPFVTRVSPFDAVKTQQWNMVYIPYCTGDIYSGDRVAVYNDPTGQQSPLVWHHNGVRNVRAVVSWLKDNLPRPTQMLSTGCSAGGAGSLTSYHPLRRDLAPTRGFLIDDSGPIFPTPVNGDPVQYPSQPLMALIRQAWGLDQPNGPLPYLASGMPQFNLGELGSLYPALSARYPNDRLGHTHFWKDLNYSSYSYERFYPDIANAPDQATKEARIHARWDTDTARLRDRLNTLDNVGGYFPQYRALNESHCTTIVDFKNGDVQAQNLQLKQFIDSVLDGQGKVLDASEQDDKADKAKPFNPLYWLVDQLLG is encoded by the coding sequence ATGGTCACACCGTTCCGCCCCGCACGTTTCCCCGTCCTGGTCGCGGCTGCCGCCGTCACCGTCTTCGTCGCCGCGCCGCTCAAGGCGGAAGAGGGCGACTACAGCTTCTGGCAGACGCTGGTGAACCTGGTCTCGCCGCCCAAGGCGGACAACAAGGTCACGGCCGCGCAGCGCACGGGTGCGTATCCGCTGCTTTCCAATCCTTCCGGCTACAACGATGGCTTCCAGCCTGGTCGTTACAGCGAATGGCAGACCATCCAGCTGGCGCCGGAAACCGGCGCGGTCTGCGGCGACGGTTCGCCGTTCAAGTTCTTCGTCAACCGGGTGGCCGACACGCGCAACACCATCCTCTACATGGAAGGCGGCGGCGCGTGCTGGGACTACGCCAGTTGCAGCGGGCAGAGCGGCGTACGCGGCGCGCGCAACCCCAACGGCATCCCGGACGACTACATGAGCCTGCTGAATCCCGGCGCGAGCCTGGTCAGTCCTTTCGTCACCCGCGTGAGCCCGTTCGATGCGGTGAAGACGCAGCAGTGGAACATGGTCTACATCCCCTATTGCACGGGCGACATCTACAGCGGCGACCGCGTCGCCGTGTACAACGATCCCACCGGCCAGCAGTCGCCCCTGGTATGGCACCACAACGGCGTGCGCAACGTGCGGGCCGTGGTCAGCTGGCTGAAGGACAACCTGCCGCGGCCCACGCAGATGCTCTCGACCGGCTGCAGCGCCGGCGGTGCCGGCAGCCTGACCAGCTACCATCCGTTGCGGCGCGACCTGGCGCCCACGCGCGGTTTCCTGATCGACGACTCGGGCCCCATCTTCCCCACGCCGGTGAACGGCGACCCGGTGCAATACCCGTCGCAGCCGCTTATGGCGCTGATCCGCCAGGCCTGGGGCCTGGACCAGCCCAACGGCCCCTTGCCGTACCTGGCCAGCGGCATGCCCCAGTTCAACCTGGGTGAGCTGGGCAGCCTGTACCCCGCGCTGTCGGCCCGGTATCCGAACGACCGGCTGGGACACACGCACTTCTGGAAGGACCTGAACTACTCGTCGTATTCGTACGAGCGTTTCTACCCCGACATCGCCAACGCACCGGACCAGGCCACCAAGGAAGCCCGCATCCATGCCCGCTGGGATACGGATACCGCACGGCTGCGCGACCGGTTGAACACGCTGGACAACGTCGGCGGTTATTTCCCGCAGTACCGGGCGCTAAACGAGAGCCACTGCACCACCATCGTCGACTTCAAGAACGGCGACGTGCAGGCGCAGAACCTGCAGCTGAAGCAGTTCATCGACAGCGTGCTCGACGGCCAGGGCAAGGTGCTCGACGCCAGCGAGCAGGACGACAAGGCCGACAAGGCGAAGCCGTTCAACCCGCTGTACTGGCTGGTCGACCAGCTGCTGGGATGA
- a CDS encoding aspartate/glutamate racemase family protein, with product MKTLGMIGGMSWESTLPYYRVVNETVRAHLGGLHSARLVLYSVDFDDIERLQRTGDWSAAGDAMADAARALHAAGADLLILCTNTMHKVAGAIEAATPLPLLHIADATAEAIRAAGLKRVGLLGTRFTMEQDFYQARLRAHGIEAQVPDTADRDEVHRIIYEELCLGQVRDASRQRFRDTMARLVESGAEGIILGCTEIMLLVQPGDVDVPTFDTATLHARAAALRCIAAD from the coding sequence ATGAAGACACTCGGCATGATCGGCGGCATGAGCTGGGAATCCACCCTGCCCTACTACCGCGTGGTCAACGAAACGGTGCGCGCGCACCTGGGCGGACTGCATTCGGCGCGGCTGGTGCTTTACAGCGTGGACTTCGACGACATCGAACGCCTGCAGCGCACTGGCGACTGGTCGGCGGCAGGGGACGCGATGGCGGACGCCGCGCGCGCACTGCACGCCGCCGGCGCCGACCTGCTGATCCTCTGCACCAACACCATGCACAAGGTCGCCGGCGCCATCGAAGCGGCCACGCCGCTCCCGTTGCTGCACATCGCCGATGCCACGGCGGAGGCGATCCGCGCCGCGGGACTGAAGCGCGTGGGCCTGCTGGGCACGCGCTTCACCATGGAACAGGATTTCTACCAGGCCCGGCTGCGCGCACACGGCATCGAGGCGCAGGTGCCCGATACCGCGGACCGCGACGAGGTGCACCGCATCATCTACGAAGAACTCTGCCTCGGGCAGGTTCGCGACGCGTCCCGCCAGCGCTTCCGGGACACCATGGCGCGCCTGGTCGAATCCGGCGCGGAAGGCATCATCCTGGGCTGCACCGAGATCATGTTGCTCGTGCAGCCGGGCGACGTGGACGTACCCACCTTCGACACCGCCACCCTGCATGCACGCGCCGCCGCCCTGCGGTGCATTGCCGCCGATTGA
- a CDS encoding phosphatase PAP2 family protein yields MLASGLRFIAGLFRQHGWRIVLLFVGLLLPLWAFVELADEVHELEAFYFDDPLLWRAHDLAGPALDRFFVFMSAIGYQWGVVPVDIALTLGLLVARRWREAMFAGVSFAGSALLNLATKQFFQRGRPSLWESIAPEHTFSFPSGHAMGSATLAMAVILLCWHTRFRWGVVALAGLFVLAVGASRIYLGVHYPSDILGGWAAGTAWVAGVYLVLFRIRERPWQVR; encoded by the coding sequence CTGCTGGCCAGCGGCCTGCGCTTCATCGCAGGCCTGTTCCGCCAGCATGGCTGGCGCATCGTCTTGCTGTTCGTCGGCCTGCTGCTGCCGTTGTGGGCGTTCGTCGAACTGGCCGACGAAGTCCACGAACTGGAAGCCTTCTACTTCGACGATCCGCTGCTGTGGCGCGCGCACGATCTCGCCGGGCCGGCACTGGATCGTTTCTTCGTCTTCATGTCGGCCATCGGCTACCAGTGGGGCGTCGTGCCGGTGGACATCGCCCTGACGCTGGGCCTGCTGGTCGCGCGCCGCTGGCGCGAGGCCATGTTCGCCGGCGTGTCGTTCGCCGGCTCCGCGCTGCTCAACCTGGCCACCAAGCAGTTCTTCCAGCGTGGCCGTCCCTCGCTGTGGGAGTCGATCGCGCCGGAACACACCTTCAGCTTCCCCAGCGGCCATGCGATGGGGTCGGCGACACTCGCCATGGCGGTGATCCTGCTGTGCTGGCATACGCGCTTCCGCTGGGGCGTGGTGGCGCTTGCGGGACTGTTCGTCCTGGCCGTCGGCGCATCCCGGATCTACCTGGGCGTGCATTACCCCTCGGACATCCTCGGCGGCTGGGCGGCCGGCACGGCCTGGGTCGCCGGCGTCTACCTGGTGCTGTTCCGCATCCGCGAGCGGCCGTGGCAGGTGCGGTAG
- a CDS encoding GGDEF domain-containing protein: MSTDKQDPHTTLRTVLSGGPRPLSPRSACVVVIQGEGLGRRADVDDRRIVVGRSQEADLHIPHNSVSRRHCEIWRDGDAYRVRDLGATNATRLNDTPVQEAALNDGDHLTLGESVLKFISHSSVEAHYHEEIYQLATHDALTEMYNRRHFIETVDREIARAMRHQRPLTMCIIDVDLFKPINDRYGHISGDNVLKQIAGLVRRHVRNDDAAARIGGEEFAVLLPECNAEAAYGFAERLREAVAGVLFRPGGEPQSITVSIGIAALTPDRDTCGRMMAAADAALYRAKSEGRNRVCIEH, encoded by the coding sequence ATGTCCACGGACAAGCAGGACCCCCACACCACCCTACGCACGGTATTGAGCGGCGGCCCGCGCCCGCTTTCGCCGCGCTCGGCGTGCGTGGTGGTGATCCAGGGCGAGGGCCTGGGCCGGCGTGCCGACGTGGACGACCGGCGGATCGTGGTGGGTCGCTCGCAGGAAGCCGACCTGCACATCCCGCACAACAGCGTCTCCCGCCGGCACTGCGAGATCTGGCGCGATGGCGATGCGTACCGGGTGCGCGACCTGGGCGCGACCAACGCCACGCGACTGAACGACACGCCGGTGCAGGAAGCCGCCCTCAACGACGGCGACCACCTGACGCTGGGCGAGAGCGTGCTGAAGTTCATCAGCCACAGCAGCGTGGAAGCGCACTACCACGAAGAGATCTACCAGCTGGCCACGCACGATGCGTTGACCGAGATGTACAACCGCCGGCATTTCATCGAGACCGTCGACCGGGAGATCGCCCGCGCCATGCGCCACCAGCGGCCGCTGACGATGTGCATCATCGATGTGGACCTGTTCAAGCCCATCAACGACCGGTACGGCCATATTTCCGGCGACAACGTGCTGAAGCAGATCGCCGGCCTGGTACGCCGGCATGTGCGCAACGACGATGCCGCGGCCCGCATCGGGGGCGAGGAGTTCGCCGTGCTGCTGCCGGAATGCAATGCGGAGGCCGCCTACGGGTTCGCCGAGCGCCTGCGCGAAGCGGTGGCCGGCGTGCTGTTCCGGCCCGGCGGGGAACCGCAGTCCATCACCGTCAGCATCGGCATCGCCGCACTGACGCCCGACCGCGACACCTGCGGCCGCATGATGGCCGCTGCCGACGCCGCGCTGTACCGCGCCAAGAGCGAAGGCCGCAACCGGGTGTGCATCGAGCACTAG
- a CDS encoding serine/threonine-protein kinase, translating to MSTQHPHDDLAPTESLATRVDEAAAAADGTLAPGARLGHYRIEGLLGRGGMGEVYRAAQLEPVRRTVALKLLRSQRLQARHLAYFEVERQLLAQMRHPAIAQIYDAGTTGDGFPFFAMELIEGSPLTRYCHERQLPLRQRIELFIRICEGVQHAHHKGIVHRDLKPANLLVDTIDGRPLPKIIDFGIATAATLAQGDAGVEHAGTPEYMSPEQASGDATKVDTRSDVYSLGVVLYELITGVRPDAVGETWSADTLVAAAPSARLAALPPAQARELAGSRGLSLPGMHRVLRSDLDWVVLKALQHEREARYASAAALGEDLQRYLDGKPVQAAPARRGYVWGKFVRRHRTAVAAGFAVLLALLGGLGLSLYGLQQARTQKAVAEARSAELEKVAAFQQSMLEDIDIETMGVGLSEGLYRQVASVDPSAAEGFGSTLAKTSTVDLARSLVDRQLLANAEEAIARDFADQPAVAANLRESVARVYAAIGLYDKAAAQFGQVADYRSRTMGQGAQATLQAREAQVQALLEGAHIDQADTLLRAALPRALGLPVNDRTRVKLELAQAQVISARGDRPRAKGMVQAVHDRLLATVGERDAGTLEALNNLSATQRSLGELDEARANMEKVVRLRTEVLGPDHDETLSAMGNLAVLRIMGGEKEAAVEMQQQLTTIYIRKLGSEHPVALQARGTLATMMVDSGEAEAALPMMKDVLAARERVLGRDHPQTVRTRLNLATAFARLEDYASALPLEEQVIAVRSRTLGPTHPDTLSILVNHAGTLLNARQPEAALALLADTQPLALKVLGGKHPQAQMAMVIRAEALRKTARLDLALAQYLELFALRRTVYGEEHVETRTAAWNLIDVYRELGRPTDADALHRRYVAPLLAADPKHLDEPEAEFVSRYREGRRPGSQG from the coding sequence ATGAGCACGCAGCATCCGCACGACGACCTTGCGCCCACCGAGAGCCTGGCCACGCGCGTGGACGAGGCCGCGGCGGCCGCCGACGGCACGCTGGCACCCGGCGCACGCCTGGGGCACTACCGTATCGAAGGCCTGCTGGGGCGCGGCGGTATGGGCGAGGTCTACCGGGCCGCGCAGCTGGAGCCGGTGCGCCGCACGGTGGCGCTGAAGCTGTTGCGATCGCAACGGTTGCAGGCGCGACATCTGGCCTATTTCGAAGTGGAGCGCCAGCTGCTGGCGCAGATGCGCCACCCCGCCATCGCGCAGATCTACGACGCGGGCACCACCGGCGACGGATTCCCCTTCTTCGCGATGGAGCTGATCGAAGGCAGTCCGCTGACACGCTACTGTCATGAGCGGCAGCTGCCGCTGCGCCAGCGCATCGAGCTGTTCATCCGCATCTGCGAGGGCGTGCAGCACGCGCACCACAAGGGCATCGTGCACCGCGACCTGAAGCCGGCCAACCTGCTGGTGGATACCATCGATGGCCGGCCATTGCCCAAGATCATCGACTTCGGCATCGCTACCGCGGCCACGCTCGCGCAGGGGGATGCCGGGGTCGAGCACGCGGGCACGCCCGAGTACATGAGCCCGGAACAGGCCAGCGGAGACGCCACCAAGGTGGACACGCGCAGCGACGTCTATTCGCTGGGCGTGGTGCTGTACGAACTGATCACCGGCGTGCGGCCCGATGCCGTCGGCGAAACCTGGTCGGCCGATACGCTGGTCGCGGCAGCGCCGTCGGCCAGGCTGGCGGCATTGCCGCCGGCGCAGGCGCGCGAGCTTGCCGGCAGCCGCGGCCTCAGCCTTCCCGGCATGCACCGGGTGCTGCGCAGCGACCTGGACTGGGTGGTCCTCAAGGCGCTACAGCACGAACGCGAGGCGCGCTACGCATCCGCCGCTGCGCTGGGCGAAGACCTGCAGCGCTATCTCGATGGCAAGCCCGTGCAGGCCGCACCGGCGCGCCGGGGATACGTCTGGGGCAAGTTCGTGCGCCGCCATCGCACCGCCGTCGCCGCTGGGTTTGCGGTGCTGCTGGCGCTGCTGGGTGGCCTGGGGCTGTCGTTGTACGGGCTGCAACAGGCGCGCACGCAGAAGGCCGTGGCGGAAGCGCGCAGTGCGGAACTGGAGAAAGTCGCGGCCTTCCAGCAGTCGATGCTGGAAGACATCGACATCGAGACCATGGGCGTCGGCCTGTCCGAAGGACTCTACCGGCAGGTGGCATCGGTCGATCCGTCGGCGGCCGAGGGCTTCGGCAGCACGCTGGCGAAAACCAGCACGGTGGACCTGGCGCGCAGCCTGGTGGATCGCCAGCTGCTGGCCAACGCGGAAGAGGCCATCGCCCGCGATTTCGCCGATCAGCCCGCGGTGGCGGCCAACCTGCGCGAATCGGTGGCGCGCGTCTACGCCGCGATCGGGTTGTACGACAAGGCGGCCGCGCAGTTCGGGCAGGTCGCGGATTACCGCAGCCGCACCATGGGGCAGGGCGCGCAGGCGACGCTGCAGGCACGCGAGGCGCAGGTGCAGGCCTTGCTGGAGGGCGCGCACATCGACCAGGCCGACACCCTGCTGCGTGCGGCTTTGCCGCGCGCGCTCGGGCTGCCGGTCAACGACCGCACGCGCGTGAAGCTGGAGCTCGCGCAGGCGCAGGTGATCTCCGCACGTGGCGACCGTCCCCGCGCCAAGGGCATGGTGCAGGCGGTGCACGACCGGCTGCTGGCCACGGTGGGCGAGCGCGATGCCGGTACGCTGGAGGCGTTGAACAACCTGTCGGCGACGCAACGCTCGCTGGGCGAGCTGGACGAGGCCCGCGCCAACATGGAGAAGGTGGTCCGCCTGCGCACCGAGGTGCTGGGCCCGGACCATGACGAGACGCTGTCCGCGATGGGCAACCTGGCGGTGCTGCGCATCATGGGCGGCGAGAAGGAGGCGGCCGTCGAAATGCAGCAGCAGCTCACCACCATCTACATCCGCAAGCTGGGCAGCGAGCATCCGGTCGCACTGCAGGCACGCGGCACGCTGGCGACGATGATGGTGGATTCCGGCGAGGCGGAAGCCGCATTGCCGATGATGAAGGACGTACTGGCGGCGCGGGAGCGCGTGCTGGGACGCGATCATCCGCAGACCGTGCGCACGCGCCTGAACCTGGCCACCGCCTTCGCGCGGCTTGAAGACTACGCGTCGGCGCTGCCGCTCGAGGAGCAGGTCATCGCCGTCCGCAGCCGCACGCTCGGCCCGACCCACCCCGACACGCTGTCGATCCTGGTCAACCACGCCGGCACGCTGCTGAATGCCCGCCAGCCCGAGGCTGCCCTGGCATTGCTGGCCGATACGCAGCCGCTCGCATTGAAGGTGTTGGGCGGCAAGCATCCGCAGGCGCAGATGGCGATGGTCATCCGTGCCGAAGCACTGCGCAAGACCGCGCGGCTGGACCTTGCGCTGGCGCAATACCTGGAACTGTTCGCACTGCGCCGCACGGTGTATGGCGAGGAGCACGTGGAGACGCGGACGGCGGCGTGGAACCTGATCGACGTCTACCGCGAACTCGGGCGTCCCACGGATGCGGACGCGTTGCACCGGCGCTACGTGGCGCCCCTGCTGGCCGCGGATCCGAAGCACCTCGACGAGCCGGAGGCGGAATTCGTCAGCCGTTACCGCGAAGGCAGGCGGCCCGGCAGCCAGGGCTGA